attttgctagaaaatgtatattcacgggttgtaaatttaacacttttttctaataattcgtctttattaatttatgacTTAACATTTTGGATGAGATTTCTTTGATTTATGGATAGAAAAATCTtacttgtttggaaattaaactcttATGTTAGAAGCTACtatattttcttttgatttcaCATTCTTTTTACtggacataaaaatatttttagcagaaATATCACCTACTAGATTTTGTGTTGATAAtttctttcatgaaaaattcatcagattttgtaaaaaactcgGCTATTCTTTATTAATACCTTTGAAatcaaacttcatttttaattacttgtttCAATTTGGCAACATTATTTCCTTCGAGTTTTGCATATTGCCCAATCAGtggaaatgtatgtttttttaatttaagctgtacttcaatcacttttttttagattttgttgaAACTATTTTTGACTTGAATGAGTTCCATCAATATGGTATCAACGGCTCGCATTGTCATATAGGTCGTATGACAACTGATGTCAAAGGTTGGCTCTGGGTGCCTCTTATTGGAGGTTCAGGAGTAAGGATTCATtctcttttaagatattttcaaaaatgaaactttgaaaaaaaaacattttttaacttttccaggTCCTTGAAATTGATCCATATGAAAAACAAGTGCATCGATTTATTCCCATACCTGCACACGCAGTCACTGCATGTGCTTTCGGAGGTGTTGACGGCAGTACTTTATATGTAACAACATTAGGATCTGGTCCTCGTCAAAGAGGTCCAAATGCCGATCAGGGTGGTGAGATTTTCGCCGTCTCTAGACTTGGCTTAGGCGTTTTTGGAACTGAAGCCAGAGGATTCTTATCGACTCAAAATGCATCTCAGTGAATACAAAACGATGTACCCTTAATATTTCAATGTCAATAATAAAGACTTTCAATATTTGAAGTAAAGGTTTCGATCAATCCTTTATTTATTAACCcgattcttttcatttaaaaagtaaaaaattcattataattcgCAATTAATTGAAGGACAAACGACTTAAATAATTGCAACGATTTTAATCgaatgacatatttttaaaaaacttttttctaaaaatgttatatttaatatttttagtgagCTAAGTTTTATAACtacccatatatattttttaatcaaccatGAAACGTCTTGCCTCAACATCAGtggaaatcgtttgaaaatgacgcaggactaaaaaatatttttggtagtcTACATCGACTTTTCCAAATGAGAAGGTTCCatctcggcagaaccaaataaaaaggttccctacTTATGTTTtctgggtcgctgaatacgaaccCATACTCAAAATGGCTCCAGCATGTCaggattttgaattaattaataagaacaacaaaaattaagaaaaatatatgagtatttataaaaattctctcactcgaaatattaaatataacatttttagagtagaattaaaaaaaaaatgtattattcgacTAAAATCCTCGCGTGGCTCGAAAATTTCCCCATATTTATCACTGTGCGGCGCCACAAAGGGCGTGTAGTTCTGGGAAATAGGTCGTGGGGCCTTTCGGCTCTTCCGCTGGTTTAAATCGTGAACCTCACCACCAAATGGTGTAActctaaagaaattgaaaaaaactctCTCCGTTCATATGTCGTATATTCACTCACAACACTAAGCACAGCACGCTGACAGATAAGTGCATAaacatttaacaacatttttggcgGAGAGAACACTGTGGAGTACTGTGCTATGCGGTGGCTAAACACAGAATAAACCAAAGAGCGTGCTGTCGTCGAGTCAGAGAAAAGGACTGGGTTCGGAAAGCTGGGATACACTCGACTAATCTTGTGACTCGAACCGCACGAAGGAAAACAAAACGCTGGAGTATAATCTCCACTTACTTTCCGCTTGCTAGGTCTCTGACGCTCAAAAAAGCTGCGCGCATTTCTCAAACTCaaatatcatttttgattaaacactaacacaaataacttttttttgacaattaacgtgctagaaattaaatgaaaacttacaataaaatgattgaaattaaagtTTGCCGATTAAACTTATTAGTTATTAGTTTACACTATTATCACTTAATACGGTAACTTTTAAtaggaaaatatttcgaaacacgTATATTAATGATTTTCAATATAGTAGTAGAAAATTAGAAGTTGAAACATCTAATAACTAATTGATGATGATAAAGAAACGaaataatgattataatataataataattatattataataataagctTTCCTATCATAACTTTAACGGCTATGATGGTGGTAGAATTGCTACTACCAGGGTTTTCCATGCCAAACAGGCtaataacgaagaggagagggactaagtagaacaccaaaacctaTAAATGGAAAATGAAGAGTATATTACAAATTTTGGAGCGCTTGTCGCtttccgaggatcgtcggggcgcccctggagtcACAGCTGCGGGCCGCAACATGCGGGGCGGTgacgatggtgagctgcgagatggtcaggcagatctcactaatcaaacagctggccagcaaaaaCATCTACTACAAGCGGTAAGGAGTGGAATATCAACTGTGTCTTCTGAGGATGcgttggctagcgttagctattcgcagacaaccacctcgacagaaataccgtaggAGAGCATCAATTAGGATACCGCAATAAAACAGGAATTGGTGCGTCTTTATTATGAAAGTAagaagtttgaaaagaaaatggaaaaaaaatacaatttaagaacgaaatttgctgaaaAGTATCCTTATGCACAAAAAGTCACTAAAATACGATTTGCCAGGAATAATTCCCCGCTCATGTTTACCAAACATAAACTGAGTTGGGAAAACCTTCTAGGTTAAATCGTTTTTAATGATACTTTAACGACCTCGCTCTCCTTTGTAAGTCACGGGATTTACGAAGAAAAAGAGTGACACGTAAAATTACACTTGACGAAAGCTGCGTGTGAAGGTTTCCCTGGTCGGCAGGCAGGAGCAAACCTGTTTTCCCTCTATTTTGACCATACACTTTCTCTCATTTCTGTCTCTCTTTCAGTGGCCGTTAAGCTTGTAAGAGCTCCGTCATCCCCGAaatctttctctctttctccttTAGGGGCCGGTAAGCTTGCAACAGCTCTGTTCTCCCCGACATCCTTTCTCTCTCTTTATCATTGAGAGGCCAGTCAGCTTGCAACAGCTCCGTCATCTCCGAcatctttctctctttctttcagAGGTCGGTAAGCTTGGAACAGCTCCGACAACCTCGCActcttttctctttctttttataatCCTTAACCTATCCTATGCTTGAAGATGGGCAATAGGGCTTCCGTCTCAGTACTCCCTTCCGAACTCTTTCGATCCAAAACGCGGTAGGGTCCCTCACGCCTAGCGTGCCAGGGCCCGCCACCTTCACGCGGTCAGCGGCACTCACGCCAGCGGCGAGTAAGTGTTCTCGACCAGCAGCAAAACGGCTGTAGGCTTCGGCTCTGAAATAGAACCGGCCCTGTTTGACAAAGAGGAGTGCCGCCAAGCACCGACGATTCTAGGCATCCGGCAAGGGTTGTGAACTACCAGTAGTAGCTGCATCACTCAGCTAGAGCTCTCGCTACGAGGATTCATCTTCGAGGTACGGTGCCCTGCGATCCGGCGACAAACAATATGCACAGAGAttttatgcgcctttattttttggcagagaaatgtggggaaagtgtgaggagagaataCCATAGACTCcccttacttaaatacccagagctagcacaaaaataaatgagcagaatttgGCAGATTTGGCACATCCTATttatgaactcgccttggaagatgtggacaacgaacaCTTGGTTGAtactgaaggcataggtgctacggataatgaacatcatataCCGGATTTATTAGAAGCATCTTTGGATATTAATaatgatgatgtggatagggaaatgcCAGAAAACTACatcacctggaaaggaattttggtcacgCTTTAATATAGTTCAGATATATACAACCCACACTAAGGCATTCTCGGCCGCAaataaacatcacaaatgatctgcgtgcacttaAAGCACATCACGACAGCAAGGTTTCACCAAtgtatttaaacgtagcacaaactgcctTAGAGGTGAAAACTCTTGTATGATATACAGCTGTgctgattatgtggagataccagcGAATCCATCGAGTACATTCTTACTGGCTGTCACCCGTCCGCTTaaacaaaatttgcagtcaaccaaTACAACCAAGATACAGAAGTATAACGAGTtgaggcatgaagtaaagaccataaggaggaatgtgaatcatgcatctattcatctcaCTGTGATTTTTGCTACAGAaaatgtgcacgcaagattcACTAATCATCTTGAACATTTAAAAGTCAGTATGGTATTGGCCGCAGCTTCGAAGGCGGTTTTAGTAAGCACCCGTCGCATTGTAAGGAACTTTCTTGACTATCAGGAAGTAAGCGACTAAAAACTTGTAAACTAGTTTGGTCTTCGCTGGGCATATTTCGAGACCTCTTTGGACCAAAAAGTCGAAAAGAATGTCCACGCATCTTTGAAGAGAAGCCACACATTATTTAGTATCCATAGATCTGCAGAGAATAGCGATATCGTCCGCAAATTCAATTATAACGCTGTCATTAGGGatgagcaaataaatttttctggtaGATATTGGAAAGAGAATTGGACTGAGTATACTTCCCTGTGGCAGGCCCACTGTGCTAGATCTTGGACCGACTGCTTCGccattgatttgaaataaaatatttttgcatactGTGGAATTGTACACAAATTTGGCAATTGAGTTAGGGATACCGACCTACCAAAGTTCTATCTCCAGAATTTGAGGGACGACGCTCTCGAAAGCTCCctttaaatccagaaaaagacCGGCCGTGACCTCTTTGTTGACAAAGCCTTTCCAGACTCCTGTTGCCAGTATAGCCAAATTGTCGGCGCAAGATTTTCCCTCCCTGAAACCGAATTGTGAAGGGGATAAAATTAAGTTGTGTTCAAGATGCTAGATAAGTCTCTTGTATATAAGTTTTTCCATAAGTTTAAAGAGAAAAGAGGCGACCGAAATGGGACGGAATTAATGAGGACTTGATTTTGGTATGAAAGTAACTAAAAAGTTGTTCCACGTAGAGAAGAATAGCCCGGAGCTCATTATATTATTGCAGATTTCGAGGAGGGTAGATCTTGCAGCTTCCGGTAGATGTCGTAAGATATTATATTCAACTTTATCAAGCCCGGGGGAAGATTTGATTTTAACCGAGGATAACACTATTTCCAACTACGCTTTAGAAAAGGGAGCCTAGAAAAATTCGCTGCTTCTCTACATTTGAAGAGATATCAGATGTTATAAAGGAGGAGAGACCCGTAAGAGCCTCGATTAGTTTGCTGATTATGGATACGGCGTCGGTAGTGGGCTTATTAATAAATTGAGAAACTGGTGAACGCAAGGCGAAACCATTTGGCAAGCAGCTCTGAGTCCTACCGTTATTGTGAAGAGAGAAGTTGGGAGCCGTCCGATGGGTTTGCGAGATTTGTGGGGCCTGTTTTGATTTGCTTTCGGAATGGGTTTAGGGCGTGTACCTATAATTTTGGAATAAGATCGAGTTGGGGTGGTGTAATTGTGATCCAGAAAGGAGGGAGCGGGGTCCTCGTTCAAATCGGGATGCTCGGAGAACTTTACAAATTAGGTTGATTTACGAGAAACAGTCCCATTCCTGGACTGTTTTTTGGATCTGATAACCTCCTTTGCTTCAGCAAAAGAAACTCCGTGTTCAGCATCATATCCCCGAAATTGTTTTTGGAACAGCAATTTAGGACAATTTTGCGGGGTTGGAAGATGATTTCCGTTGAAATTGCAGCATTTAGGGGCACCATCCACGTTTGGACAGGTTTCCTGTTCGCTGTGGGTGTTTGAACCACCACACTGTTTGCATCGAGCAGATGAACGACAATTTGTCCTAATGTGTCCGTACCTTAAACACTTTAGCCACATTTTCACTTGTAGGTTATAGATCTGAAATGTTGTTGCGGACTTGAAGACTGCAACCCTGTCAGATAGGGTTGTGCCTTCAAAAGTTATTTGGACTGTGATAGAGGGTTAATTGATTTGGCACCCATGTCTTTATCCGTTATCTTTCGATTGAGACAAAGAACATTAATCGCGGATGTCGTGTCTCTAAGGTAGTCAAGGATCTCTAAGTTGTCTTGAATTTCCTATTCTGACAGTTTAATGGGGACATTTTTCACGACGCCTTGACAGCTTACGAAAGTAGCTGGGACAAAAGCAAAAggcctttattttttaaagttcgtgaGTCGTTCAGGATTCTATTCGCGTCTTTGTGCAATCTGACAGTTACGCATAATTTCCCGAATCCCTGACTATCTATCTATACTTAGCACGGCTTCTTTGTAGAGAAGAGTGAATGCTTTACGGTAGGTCATGGGAGTGAAATCTTTTTCGGCTCGCTCAAAGCCATGTTGAAATGTTGGAATTTTGTATGTTGGGAGTTTGCATTAGTGGAGATTTCGACCCGCTGAAAGGGGTGTGGGATTAGCTTTATTGAAATTTAGCGACTTGCGACGCTTGATTTCGCTTGCATCTTGAGAGTCCATACCACTATCGCGTGATTTGTATTTTTGGGAAAGGGACAATAAACCGTCAATAGCCACCTTCTCAGCACAGGATCAGGTGGGTAGGCAGGGATGCCTCCTCCCGAAATATCGGTTAACATCCCGTCAGTTCCCGTGCTCTGGCTTCAGCAGCAAAGAAGCTGGAAAAGTTGGCGAAAATTGCCGCACACGTGTTCGCGCGCGTTAAAAGAACAGGTGCCGGTTCTTTCAGGTTGAATTCCGCCAAGGAACGCGATTCCTCTAGAAAGAATAACGGGCCGCGACAGGATTTTTTCTTCGCGTAAATTTCGTTTGCTCACAAATAGCACGAGTGATACTACTCACGTACGACCTCCATAAAGGTTCGCGCCgaactcattttcaatttttaacccaaaatccTTATAATAATGCGCATGGCGCCACTACTAAGAAACTCATGTTTGAGATATCATGCCGGCTAATTCCAAAAACGTAGTTTTGAGAAAACCGCGTTTAAAAGTTCAAGAATGCTTTAAGCAATCAAGTAAACTTAGTCGTTCTAACAACTGTAACTTTTCAATGACTTCGAATATTGGAATATCACTTCACCAGCATATTCTACACATGTGTGCCAataaattgaagcaaaaaaacaTCGACTGTTTCGACCGGACATACGGGATGACCCccttaagaaaaatgaattccaaaaactTTCTTCTCGCGCGATAAAACTGATGAGCGACCTTTAAATTTCGACTAAGATTGACACTTGTGGACGTCATC
The sequence above is drawn from the Belonocnema kinseyi isolate 2016_QV_RU_SX_M_011 chromosome 7, B_treatae_v1, whole genome shotgun sequence genome and encodes:
- the LOC117176387 gene encoding putative sugar lactone lactonase YvrE produces the protein MTYGTIDPHGRLWFGTMNSQGPPRGSVWCYNQKFPPHLMQQLNQPRLRPHSHEGNDYSNGIVWYIKKGQPTRVYYNDALTNKIQLYFYDLINGFLENFVETIFDLNEFHQYGINGSHCHIGRMTTDVKGWLWVPLIGGSGVLEIDPYEKQVHRFIPIPAHAVTACAFGGVDGSTLYVTTLGSGPRQRGPNADQGGEIFAVSRLGLGVFGTEARGFLSTQNASQ